The segment ACAACTCGAAGTTTTGCTCGCTGAGGGTCCAGATTACCTGGCCAGCGTTACGCactcggtccatcagcgccgtcgAGTAGTGGAGGCCCTGCCACAGAAAAAGGAGGGTCAGCGCGCAGTTACAGGGATGCCCGAAGTTAGCAAAACCCTCACCAGTGTCAGAAACCTCCCCGCCTTGTTGAGCATGGCCTCCGAGGGCAGGGTATATAGGTCCCGAGCCAGATCGGGGTGGAGCACGCCCCGAAGAAAAGCAgccgagggatctcccccggcccacaccttctcccctcgggacagccccttccagcgggcgactagcgggtcggaagcctcccccgGTGGAAGCTCGCCCATCACCAACGACCACAGGGGCTCGTCGGCCCCCGGAAGTAGCCCGCACAGGTCATCCACCGTAGGCAGGCTCGACCTCTTCCCGGCCGCCCCTTGGCTAGGCCCATCAACTCGGGAGGGCCCTTCGTCCCGAGCGGTCCCCTTTGCGCCCACGGTTGTCGAAGAGGTGGCCCCCGCCTTGACTTTCCCGGGACCAGCCGTCTTCGCCTTCTTTGACGGGCGCCCCTCCGGAATCTCTAATGGAGCACCCGCCGAGCCGGGTAACGGGTCGCTTGAGGAGTGCGGAGAGGAAGCAGCGGACGGGCGTGGGGAAGGAGCCGACGATGACCGACCACTGCGGAGTGACAGAAGCTTCATTCCTACAAAGGAAACAAGCAAACCATCATAAACTACGGAAACAAACAAAACACGGGGAACACCCGCTATaaacatacccccgaaagccgggctaagacccgcctcggccagccactcctcggtcatagctcggatggcctgagaaccgggaaggattgcccgaagcctcttcaggtcccgacgctcctcgtcgttcaaatccgggactgtgttatctatcaccctcactgcccaccgaactccgaagccccaatccttcgaccagctaacatagaaaaaccgccccttccaccctttgttgttcgaaggggctcccccgacACGAAAGCCAGCCCGGGCtgacacgaaatagccccccggccccttgagaaggcggaaacaggagagaaagaggtttcgggtaggggtgatgttagcataATGACATTCCCCTAAGAACGCTACTAGGTAACGCCATGAGTTAGGCGCCACCTGGGAAGGTGAAACCCGCcacaaagaaagacaggagacaaTGATAGGGTGAAGGGGGAGGTgcaacccagcctctagggcatcttgaGTCAGCACGAAACCTCGGGGGATCGGGTCGTATGACCGCTGCCCCGGATCAGGCGCAACtaggacaaactcctccgggatgtgatAACGATCCCGGAGCTTCTCCAGCGACGACCCACTCACCACCGAGtcaaggtcgtgcggccacattagagcctcaagggctcgcACCGCCTCCTCGTCTGGGGAGGGCGGAGGCGTGCTCTCCCGGGCTCTGTCGGGGAACAAAGGTGAAGAGACGGGCGAGAGGGGCATCCTTACCGGCTTTGAAACGAACAAGAGGGACGACGAGGGAGCGACTGGGGAATGACGGCACAGGAGAGGAGAAGGTGCGATGACAGAAAGGACGACGAGGGCCGAGGCTCAGCAGCAAAACTCATGAGACGGGCCGAATGCGCCATTTATATAAGAAAAATCCTGCCAAgagagacgtcccttcgtctccccaTAGCGGCCGACAGCTCATCCGCACCCTCACTCGTCGCGTCAGGGAAGTCCAACGAACATCCTatcataaatgcggacccaaGGTTACTGCAGGGGAGGGCCAACGGgcccctcggccgcatgtccccgagaccacgtcctcggcgcggccagcccgcccgagacgtgctcctcggccgcatgaccccgagaccacctcctcggcgcggccaacccgcccgagacgtgttcctcggccgcatgaccccgagaccacctcctcggcgcggccaacccgcccgagacgtgctcctcggccgcatgaccccgagaccacctcctcggcgcggccagcccgcccgagacgtgttcctcggccgcatgaccccgagaccacctcctcggcgcagccagcccgcccgagacgtgctcctcggccgcatgaccccgagaccacctcctcggcgcggccagcccgcccgagacgtgttcctcggccgcatgaccccgagaccacctcctcggcgcggccagcccgcccgagacgtgctcctcggccgcatgaccccgagaccacctcctcggcgcggccagcccgcccgagacgtgttcctcggtcgcatgaccccgagaccacctcctcggcgcggccagcccgcccgagatgtgctcctcggccgcatgtccccgagaccacctcctcggccgcggccagcccgcccgaggcgtgctcctcggccgcatgaccccgagaccacctcctcggcgcggccagcccgcccgagacgtgctcctcggccgcatgtccccgagaccacctcctcggcgcggccagcccacccgagacgtgctcctcggccgcatgaccccgagaccacctcctcggcgcggccagcccgcctgagacgtgttcctcggccgcatgatcccgagaccacctcctcggcgtggccagcccgcccgagacgtgctcctcggccgcatgaccccgagaccacctcctcggcgtggccagcccgcccgagacgtgctcctcggccgcatgtccccgagaccacctcctcggcgcggccagcccgcccgagacgtgctcctcggccgcacgtCACCCAAAGCGCCTCCGCAACGCGGCTTTTCCGCCCCGGACATATGTCTCAATCATGAACCGCGAAGAGAACCACCGCCTACCgatcaaagccacgcctcgaatcccctccatccgatgccgagccatggcttcctttggggggggaatatgatatgacaaaaaatggcagaccccactcccggcaacatcccccgcacgtggacaggcgcggcgcccaaGGGGAAGCAACGAGGGTGACGACCCacgtccggacgtcagcctcactgagcccacagcccctcggttgacccagcacagtcggacgggacagaagcaggtaacggttgaagctcgcccataccctgcgatccccgctcccccacgcaacatcctcggcgatgtcggacgccatcagaggtacggccccgaccgacgcgATGGCACGCCCGGTAAGGCCGAGCCCCCCCTATAAACATCCCCGAGCGAAAGGGGAAGGggggagaaagaaaagagaaactcTCCCTGCACCAAAAAAGGCCCCCACATCATTCTCTAAcagtgatcgtcggaggggtcgggtcgagcaccccgacccgacctttgtgtaggTACAAAGCCCGGGCCCCCCGTCCGGACGTGCAGGCGAGAAGTCCCCGCCCGGGAGGAGTCGCAGCgacgccccgagtccgaggccgcacccgacctcCTTAGTGGAGCCgagcaacgccccagggagattcccgccattcggacccccgaacgagccgagacgccccccccgggtcacggctaagaaaaaggtgtttacattaacactacttattgttaaaactgccctcttatactctggtgtgtgggattgtctggacctttgcaagaaatggtaaagggtatgcgcttattacctgctatgtggggtcccgctctgtgggatattctggacctttgccagaaatggtaaagggtatgtgcttagagcctgcgatgctctgccggccccctctgacttcacctagacgtgggtggatggagctcccagacgtgggagacttttgtcaggtggtcattcagaaatggatgaatcacattctgactgagatcccactacaccttctatatgtttgatatgacatccagagttttggtgagttgtttctgttcatgctctggataagaatgatatgattgcaacgtcaaggacgacgtttgagcttctgtacgatatttgtttttggatatgctctgaaatgcttcattcactgatgattttgcttcgaaatgttccacatgccgttgatatgcttcggaacattttatatgccattgataagctccgatatgtttcctttgttactgatatgctccaattactctatgccccatctgtcaggaaccaaatatgtaagattgaaaggaccattgtgtttctgctcttaatgatattatgtctacgaaatcgtatattctgccttgtattttgaaactgtatctctttggaaattgtactattttgatatggatatgttagtcacttgctgagctctttatgctcaccccgtttgttgataaatttttcaggatagcgtattgcttgcttaaatgttaagattgggctgaggcggtggaaagtttagaagattttgggcagatctttgttagcatatgtgtatttgttgtataagatactctgcatcttatgaaatgtgacgatgaatctaaacctgtggattttgtgtaagataaaggatccctcatgtataggattttggaatgttaagttaaattcatgtaatgatatgatcttatggtaatcgttggtttggtgactgcatagacttccccacttgtgaatttatgttgtggttattattttgatgagtcgagttcagattgtatgaattatcaagtgatgtgtggtatgtttatgaattgcacagggttatgaatttgtagactatagaggtgaaattttgatctgaatgttttcttagtgacctcaaatgtgtgtttggatcctgggtttgttgtgatgaaaattttaaatattgtcgatattttggaggggcgtgacagacgCGGTCGGGCTCGCCGCGCGCGTgcgaccgaggggtcgaggcagcGTTGGCTGCGCACGGTgctgaggggccgaggcagcaagctgcgctggctgTTCGTGCGCGGggcgccgacgcgggcgggctgttcgCGCGTGGGGTGCCGACGTGGGTGGGCTGTTCGCGCGCATggtgccgacgcgggcgggctgttcgCGTGCGGAttgccgacgcgggcgggctgttcgcgtgcgtggggccgacgcgggcggttcAACcgtgcgcgtgggaccgaggggtccaggcgggtggggccgaggggccgaggcgcgcggtctggccgcgcgcgtggggccgagaagCCGAGgcacgcgggctggtcgcgcgtggagccccagaagtcgctgctgctggtgcaggtcggctgtaGTGGAGCAACCCAAGAGAAGGCTAACGTActgtcattccgggccctccttctagcgccaaaatgttacggtaggtaactttttaagccgtggcctcagggccgacgcggctcggttctagggtccagatgtcggggatctcgggagaCGTCCCTCGGGGTTTCCTGGCGGCCGAGCACTGTGGTtcggggcggtagatcgggtcggcaaCTCCGCAGGAGCACCGAGAAGAGgccacctcgccttcgttcctgcacacaggtcgggtcggaggctcggcccgacccctccgacgatcaagttagcgatgatgtggagagggttttggaggaagagaagcagaagtgttCTCAAATGTCTTCCGAGTCCCCCATGAACTAGAGGGTGGTTGAAGAGGGAGTGTTTCTCTGTCCGTCCCTTTTTCTTCTAATgagcgagagggtatttatagggaagcaatcTGCTTCCTAAGCTGCCCACTTGCAGGGGGCAGGTTGACATTAATATGCCTTGGTCAGCGTGTTAGACTTGACTTTTGGCAAGGAAACAGACTGGTATTAATGATGCCTCGATCAACGTGTTGGCCAGTTTGACCCGGTGCTGAGGCGTGATGGGACAAGTGACGTCAGCCAGTCTTGTTgccattatttccctcatcaGGCCCCATGAAGCTTGCCTGGGTTCAGACGCCCCATGATGGAAGTGGCGCTGCTGACTTTAATGGGACCATAGAAGAAAGAATAGGGGCGTCTCTCTGTCCCAATGGAGTATTATATCTCCTTCCTTCTCACCTAATGAGCTGTCGGAGTCGATGGGCTTCACTTGCCTTCGCCTGCCTTTCCAGGGTGTGTACTTATGATGGCGCACGAGGCTGTCAACCACTCACCACAGCAAACTGCAGGTTGGGGGAAGCCCTAAGGTAGTTGTCCCATCAATCGAACACTGATAAGGTAGCGCAGTACCAGAGCGAGCGTGTCGATAAGGCAAGCCCTACTCCCGTTGCTCTCGTCCGAAGTGAAGCGCTGCAGCAGCGATAAATTGGACCGAGGGCACCCGACTTGCGCCGCCAGCAGCCGCATCAGCGACCAGCAACGAAACCCGAACGCGGCGGCGCCTCTACTGCAGGCGATAGCCGCCGCAGACATCTGGATCGCGAAGTGAGAACTCGTCCGTCCGATTCGAGATCGAGGGGGATGAAAACGAAAAAAGGAAATATATTGTCGCGTTCGCTATCGACAACCTTTCTTCTTCCTGTTGCTTAGGCCGCGAAGAGAAGGGTTTTATTTGGCTTCTTGGCCCCCTTGGGCGGTCGGGCGGTTGCTATGATGACGAAGACCGTTCCCATGGATGCTAACGAACTTTCTCCACCCGTTCCCGTagcagatttttattgatttaccaaagtaatcaattttcttttcttcgctGAAGCCTTTTAAGTTTCtcatttgctttcattttgtCAGGTACATGTAGATCATAGTATGTAGGGTTAGAATTGGTAAATCAATCATTTGTCCTTGGGGATCTCCTCAGCCGCTTCTACACGCGAGGGACTGAACGTGAGAGCCGCAATCTGACAAGCAACAACACATATAGAAACAACAGTAACGATGCAGAACTTTGTGGCATCATATTTTGCTGCGTCTAGCTGTGCCCTTAATGCAAGGATTTCCTGGAAAATTTACAAAGATAAACCAAATTTAGACATACTAAACCAAAAACTACGGACAGAATTATCagtaattttttttctccttaatCTAGGAAACTTACCTTCTCGATTTTGGTAATAAGTTTTGTGGTTTCTGCATTTTGTTTGGCTAACTTGTCACGTAACTTGTGACGTATGCGCCTAAACAATTAGAAAAAAGAAGTTAAAATTAAAGCTACTACATTCATCCGGTACAGCACATTAAAAATGAAAAGCTACTTGCAATAAGCACATACATAATCATTGATCGATGCTACTGATGGTAGTCCTATTTGTTTGCTCCAGGCATAACAAAGGTGATAAAAAATGAACAAAGTCAAATGAAACATTGGATCAACATTAGCACAGTGATCTAGCAACACTCAGACCAGAACGTCTTGATGATAAATCAGAATTCAAATCAATATGAACTCTTGTTTTTTGTTACCTACAACATGAACTCTTCATCTGAACTAGCATGGTTAACCTAGTTGTTAAATTAAAAAAGTGTATTTTCTGTAACAAATATGGACAATAATTCAGCCTGAGGTATCACCACATATTCCATTATCAAATAGACATTAACATCCCTTACCGTCTCTCGAGGATTAGATCCAAGCGCTGCCCAGCAATTACCTTGTCGATTTCATATCTGTTTAAGACAGTGAGTTTAAATTAAAGAAAGAAGTATTAATCTGGATATAATTGGCTTACTAATCTGTTATATACTTCAATGCAAACCAGACCTAAGTTCACTACGCATTTTCTCGATATCAACTCGAAGATTTTCTTCAGTCTCTCGTTGCAGCATTGGATAGTGTTGATCCTGCAATCATATgacataagtttaaaaaaaaaagagtatatagAGTAGAATCTGAACAGAGTGCCTAATGAACTGTAAATCGACAAACTTGTTACCCTCATGTAGTATTATAATAGATAAATCAGCTATCAGTTGATACATCACAAGACTGACTAACATGTTCACAATCCAATTGAGATGTACCTTTACTGAATGATATTAATTCCATGCTTTGATGTCCAAGCTTGTTGAAACTGCTAATTTCAAATATGGCATGATAAAGTTCAACATGTTCACAAGTACTTTAGGGTGTCTTCATCAAAAATTTCTGAAACGTTCCTTTGGGAAGAATATTTATGGAAATGATTGCAAATGCTTGCGATATGTCTAATCATAAAAGGTCTGTTAACTTCGAAGTGattatctgatcaaataagtGTTTAGTAAAACAACTTCTTAACAAATATCGGTAGTAGCAAAGCTACTGACATTGGTGGAAATGGCAGTGGAAAAAATACACACTAATTGTTCAATTTTTTCAAGCTAGAAAAGTATCAGTTCTGGAAGTCTGCCATAAATTTTCATGCATTATGCGTCACTTCATAAAATTGCAGCATAACAAAAACATAGCTAGAAACACTTGTGCATGCAATATTAGCTATACTAACAAAAAAGATGCTTGTTGATGCTACCACACAGACTTGTGATCAAATCTAtccaaactaaatcaataacttaAACATAGATTGAAGTTTCTAGACTCATTTTAAACTATTCTCACAGTGGATGTACCGAAAACTCATGCTCAGTTTGTCAATTCACAATAGAAATAACTAATATATAGTGAGCATTCAATTACTTAAACTGATATGAAAAAGGTCTCAAGAAACATAAAAAGAGATCAAACCCTCTGTATCTCGGGCTTGGACCCAAGGGAGCGGGCGATCTCGTTCAAAACCTTCGTTATGGCCTCCGCTTGCTTCGACGGGACCCCTTCCTTCTCCAACTTCTTGACctacacaagcaaaaacacaaacaCCTGTAGCGCAACCAAGACCCCCTCCCATCAGTCGAACACCGATAAGGTAGCGCAGTACCAGAGCGAGCGTGTCGATAAGGCAAGCCCTACTCCCGTTGCTCTCGTCCGAAGTGAAGCGCTGCAGCAGCGATAAATTGGACCGAGGGTACCCGACTTGCGCCGCCGGCAGCCGCATCAGCGACCAGCAACGAAACCCGAACGTGGCGGCGCCTCTACTGCAGGCGATAGCCGCCGCAGACATCTGGATCGCGAAGTGAGAACTCGTCCGTCCGATTCGAGATCGAGGGGGATGAAAACGAAAAAAGGAAATATATTGTCGCGTTCGCTATCGACAACCTTTCTTCTTCCTGTTGCTTAGGCCGCGAAGAGAAGGGTTTTATTTGGCTTCTTGGCCCCCTTGGGCGATTGGGCGGTTGCTATGATGACGAAGACCGTTCCCATGGATGCTAACGAACTTCTTGATTTACCAAAgtaatcaattttcttttcttcgctGAAGCCTTTTAAGTTTCtcatttgctttcattttgtCAGGTACATGTAGATCATAGTATGTAGGGTTAGAATTGGACCTATTTGAATCAGATTATTTAATCCTCATCATTCCTAAGGAGTTTGGTGTCCACTAAACCTAGTGTCTTCTCTGGAATCAAGTTTGGAGATTCTATGCAATTGAGTGTGTTTTGATTATATTGTAAATGTCATTATTTGAGGAGTATGCATAAAAGAGAATAAACATGTAAATAGGAAAGCAAGCTCAAATAGGATGAGAGAAATCAGAAGCTTCCATACGTGATGAAACAAAAGAACAAagcatattatgtttattagcacAATAACAGATGTTTCAACTCAAACACATGGAATTAATTTTCAGTCCTTAATAGTCAAAGATGGTTTGAGCACTTATGCTTATATTGGTTACCAGTGATATTTGTTTTGCTTTGGGCAATTGCTTCTTCTACAGCTGGCTTTTTTACTTGCGCATTATATTATCCAGATTTGTGAAGGTAATGTATGTGAGCCAAAGTACATTTTAGCTAGTGATCCTTATCATCTGATACTTCCTGGTCACCCCTGCCTCGATCAACGTGGGCGGGGTGACCgctcaggtgtgtctcgggatgcgtaaagctgagggccgaggagcacaacgtgggCGGGGTGACCGCTCGGGTGTGTCTCCGGATGGCGtaaagctgagggccgaggagcacaacgtgggcggggtgaccgctcaggtgtgtctcgggatgcgtaaagctgagggccgaggagcacaacgtgggcggggtgaccgctcaggtgtgtctcgggatggcgtaaagccgaggcgcTCGGTTCGGGCAGGCTGTAACCGAGGCGATGGCCCCGGTTGTAACACGGACGAGGCGATACTTGGCTTTCGATCGGTGTTTTGGTCGTTTTTGACCATTGTGCGGGCGCAGTCAACCGGGTTGCCTTTTGCCTGGGGAAGATCAAAGGGCCACGCCTTTCGGGCGTCGTCGGTTTTCGAGGTTGACATGATTAGGGGCTCCGTACTTCGCATCGCACTGTGATTAAGAGCCGTACCA is part of the Musa acuminata AAA Group cultivar baxijiao unplaced genomic scaffold, Cavendish_Baxijiao_AAA HiC_scaffold_1077, whole genome shotgun sequence genome and harbors:
- the LOC135666175 gene encoding uncharacterized protein LOC135666175, giving the protein MSAAAIACSRGAATFGFRCWSLMRLPAAQVGYPRSNLSLLQRFTSDESNGSRACLIDTLALVKKLEKEGVPSKQAEAITKVLNEIARSLGSKPEIQRDQHYPMLQRETEENLRVDIEKMRSELRSGLH